A region of Desulfolithobacter dissulfuricans DNA encodes the following proteins:
- a CDS encoding ABC transporter permease, producing the protein MKGEQQTPRGQIDFMRLRGLIRKESLQIIRDPSSIGIAFVLPVLLLLIFGYGVSLDARDVGIGIVVDEPGPGTTELVSGFNQSEFFSPRPMGSIQEAEKALMERRIDGIVWLRQDFSRQILRGGGAQVGGIINGVDANKARLIEGYINGVWLQWLVRMSEELGRPLKIPVQVEYRVWFNPAVRSRDYLVPGLIAVIMTLIGAMLTSMVVAREWERGTMEALLVTPVSIREILIGKIVPYFILGMGGMVLSVLMAVYVFKVPLLGSVLALTVASAIFMLTAIAMGLLISINARSQFVAGQTAIVVTFLPAFILSGFVFDINSMPMVIQWVTRIVPATYFVSILQSVFLAGNIWSIFYYNCFWLMIMAAVFLILIRKKSHKRLE; encoded by the coding sequence ATGAAAGGGGAACAGCAAACACCACGGGGTCAAATCGATTTCATGCGTCTGCGCGGCCTGATCCGCAAGGAGAGCCTGCAGATCATCCGCGATCCCTCCAGTATCGGTATCGCCTTTGTCCTGCCGGTGCTGCTCCTGCTGATCTTTGGCTACGGGGTCTCGCTGGACGCCCGGGACGTGGGCATAGGTATCGTGGTCGATGAACCGGGCCCCGGCACCACCGAGTTGGTCAGCGGTTTCAACCAGTCGGAATTTTTCTCACCCCGACCCATGGGCTCCATCCAGGAGGCCGAAAAGGCCCTCATGGAGCGCCGGATTGATGGTATCGTCTGGCTGCGGCAGGATTTCAGCCGCCAGATCCTGCGGGGCGGCGGGGCTCAGGTGGGGGGGATCATCAATGGGGTGGACGCCAATAAGGCCCGCCTGATCGAAGGGTACATCAACGGGGTCTGGCTCCAGTGGCTGGTCCGGATGTCCGAAGAACTGGGCCGGCCTCTGAAAATTCCGGTCCAGGTGGAGTACCGGGTCTGGTTCAACCCGGCGGTCCGCAGCCGGGATTATCTGGTGCCCGGCCTGATCGCGGTTATCATGACGCTCATCGGCGCCATGCTGACATCCATGGTGGTGGCCCGGGAATGGGAGCGGGGAACCATGGAGGCCCTGCTGGTGACCCCGGTCTCGATCCGGGAAATCCTTATCGGCAAGATTGTCCCCTATTTCATCCTCGGCATGGGAGGCATGGTTTTGTCGGTGCTTATGGCCGTCTATGTGTTCAAGGTTCCGCTTCTGGGTTCAGTCCTGGCCCTGACCGTGGCCTCGGCCATTTTCATGCTCACGGCCATCGCCATGGGCCTGCTGATTTCCATCAATGCCCGCAGCCAGTTCGTCGCCGGCCAGACCGCCATCGTGGTCACCTTTCTTCCCGCCTTTATCCTGTCCGGTTTTGTCTTTGATATCAATTCTATGCCCATGGTTATCCAGTGGGTTACCCGTATTGTTCCGGCCACCTATTTTGTCTCCATTCTCCAGTCCGTGTTCTTGGCCGGCAATATCTGGTCGATCTTTTATTACAACTGTTTCTGGCTCATGATCATGGCGGCGGTCTTTCTGATCCTGATCCGGAAAAAATCCCATAAACGTCTGGAGTAG
- a CDS encoding ATP-binding cassette domain-containing protein, translating into MESRTLGTAGGDVLQVEELSKRFFIGNREVRALDQVSFAVRQGIVTGLIGPDGAGKTTLMRLVSGLLRPDQGRATVLGMDAVTDALVIQTRLGYMPQRFGLYEDLTVQENLDLYGDLQGVPSAERTVRYAQLMQLTGLAPFTSRLAGRLSGGMKQKLGLACTLIKPPRLLLLDEPTVGVDPVSRRELWSIVYRQVEEEGMSVLLSTAYLDEAERCQDVILLHEGHFLGQGPPHSFSERTQGHCFMLRSNRENRRTLQERLSRRPEVMDAIILGDRVRLVTRDPMDRERVATLFSGPGFLDVQAVEPRFEDAFIGLLRTRLEEEGRYGKVRDIRATPRDTDPEEDVIVVRDLQRRFGSFYAVKNLSFTVKRGEIFGLLGANGAGKSTTFRMLCGLLPASGGILEVAGQNLRVARARARAKIGYMAQKFSLYGELTVFQNLRFFAAAYGLRGRTRKERIQWALESFELEPVRDAASGDLPLGYKQRLALAAALMHEPEILFLDEPTSGVDPLARREFWHHINGLAEAGVTVLVTTHFMEEAEYCDRLVIMAQGEVLATGTPESLKEDTATAEIPEPTMEDAFIYLIEQFAARNGS; encoded by the coding sequence ATGGAATCCCGCACACTGGGCACGGCTGGTGGCGATGTTCTGCAGGTGGAGGAGCTGAGCAAGCGCTTCTTCATCGGCAACCGGGAGGTGCGGGCCCTGGACCAGGTTTCCTTTGCTGTCCGCCAGGGTATTGTCACCGGGCTCATCGGTCCGGACGGGGCGGGCAAGACCACCCTTATGCGGCTGGTGTCCGGCCTGCTCCGGCCCGACCAGGGACGTGCCACGGTGCTGGGCATGGACGCGGTGACCGATGCTCTCGTCATCCAGACCCGCCTTGGCTATATGCCCCAGCGGTTCGGGCTCTACGAAGACCTCACGGTTCAGGAAAATCTGGACCTGTATGGTGATCTCCAGGGGGTACCATCGGCCGAACGCACGGTCCGCTACGCCCAGCTCATGCAGCTCACCGGCCTGGCACCGTTCACCTCCCGGCTGGCCGGCCGGCTTTCCGGCGGCATGAAACAGAAACTTGGTCTGGCCTGCACCCTTATCAAACCTCCCCGACTGCTGCTCCTCGATGAACCCACCGTTGGGGTCGATCCCGTATCCCGCCGCGAACTCTGGTCCATTGTCTATCGCCAGGTGGAAGAGGAGGGCATGTCGGTTCTGCTCTCCACGGCCTATCTCGACGAGGCGGAACGGTGCCAGGACGTGATCCTGCTTCACGAGGGCCACTTCCTGGGCCAGGGACCGCCCCATAGCTTCAGTGAGCGGACGCAGGGGCACTGTTTCATGCTCCGCAGCAACCGGGAAAACCGCCGTACCCTCCAGGAACGGCTCAGTCGGCGGCCGGAGGTCATGGATGCCATTATCCTGGGCGACCGGGTCCGGCTGGTCACCCGGGACCCCATGGACCGGGAGCGGGTGGCCACTCTCTTTAGCGGTCCCGGCTTCCTGGACGTCCAGGCCGTGGAACCCCGGTTCGAGGATGCCTTTATCGGTCTGTTGCGGACCCGGCTCGAGGAAGAGGGCCGCTATGGCAAGGTCAGGGATATCCGGGCCACCCCCAGGGACACCGACCCGGAAGAGGATGTGATCGTGGTCCGGGATCTGCAGCGCCGTTTCGGCAGCTTTTACGCGGTGAAAAACCTGTCGTTTACCGTCAAACGCGGTGAGATCTTCGGTCTGCTCGGGGCCAACGGGGCCGGTAAATCGACCACTTTCCGCATGCTTTGCGGTCTGCTGCCTGCCTCGGGAGGCATCCTGGAGGTGGCGGGCCAGAATCTGCGGGTGGCCCGGGCCCGGGCCCGGGCAAAGATCGGCTACATGGCCCAGAAGTTTTCCCTCTATGGTGAGCTGACCGTGTTTCAGAATCTACGCTTCTTTGCAGCCGCCTACGGCTTGCGTGGCCGTACCCGGAAAGAACGGATCCAGTGGGCCCTGGAGAGTTTCGAGCTTGAGCCGGTGCGCGATGCCGCAAGCGGCGATCTGCCGCTAGGTTACAAACAGCGCCTTGCCCTGGCAGCGGCGCTTATGCACGAGCCGGAGATCCTTTTTCTCGATGAACCCACCTCCGGGGTCGATCCCCTGGCCCGGCGTGAATTCTGGCACCACATCAATGGTCTGGCCGAAGCCGGGGTCACCGTGCTTGTGACCACCCATTTCATGGAAGAGGCCGAATACTGCGATCGGCTGGTGATCATGGCCCAGGGAGAGGTACTGGCCACCGGCACACCCGAATCGCTCAAGGAGGATACCGCCACGGCGGAAATTCCCGAGCCAACCATGGAAGACGCCTTTATCTACCTGATTGAACAGTTTGCCGCCCGGAACGGATCATGA
- a CDS encoding efflux RND transporter periplasmic adaptor subunit gives MGKFRTVLVGMLVLAAGVAGGRYLYATREAAPQDVLTLYGNVDIRQVQLAFQDVGRITAVHVQEGDQVKKGDLLAEIDDARYRARLQQLEGELEAQKHEVARLEAGSRPQEIARARARVAAEEARVKNARLTYERLSRLVAVSDIAKQKADDARTALETAVQSLEAAKKELELVILGPRQEDIAAARAKLRAREAAVELARRELADTRLHAPTSGLIRDRILEPGDMASPATPVLTLALTDPLWVRAYCPETELGRISPGMIAAVSTDSYPGKSYRGWIGYISPVAEFTPKNVETPELRTRLVYQVRVFVCDPRNELRLGMPATVSVDLTQARPPGQLDRATVCQESPARSTGSKGQ, from the coding sequence GTGGGGAAATTTCGTACGGTTCTGGTGGGAATGCTGGTCCTGGCAGCCGGTGTCGCGGGCGGACGCTATCTGTACGCCACCCGCGAGGCCGCTCCCCAGGATGTGCTTACGCTCTACGGCAATGTTGATATCCGCCAGGTCCAGCTGGCCTTTCAGGATGTGGGGCGTATCACCGCCGTACATGTCCAAGAAGGGGACCAGGTTAAGAAGGGCGACCTGCTGGCCGAGATCGATGATGCCCGCTACCGGGCCCGGCTGCAGCAGCTCGAAGGCGAACTGGAGGCCCAGAAGCATGAGGTCGCCCGACTGGAGGCCGGTTCAAGGCCCCAGGAAATCGCCCGGGCCAGGGCCAGGGTGGCGGCGGAAGAGGCGCGGGTAAAAAATGCCCGCCTCACCTATGAGAGGCTGTCCCGGCTGGTGGCGGTCAGTGATATCGCCAAACAGAAAGCCGATGACGCCCGGACGGCCCTGGAAACCGCCGTCCAGTCCCTGGAAGCGGCAAAAAAAGAACTGGAACTGGTCATCCTCGGTCCCCGGCAGGAAGATATCGCCGCCGCCAGGGCCAAGCTGCGGGCCAGGGAGGCGGCCGTGGAACTCGCCCGCCGGGAACTGGCCGATACCCGCCTCCATGCCCCCACCTCCGGTCTGATCCGCGACCGTATCCTCGAACCAGGAGACATGGCCTCTCCCGCCACTCCGGTGCTCACCCTGGCCCTGACCGATCCTCTCTGGGTACGGGCCTACTGTCCTGAAACCGAGCTTGGTCGTATCAGCCCCGGGATGATAGCCGCGGTCTCCACCGATTCCTATCCCGGCAAATCCTATCGCGGCTGGATCGGCTACATCTCGCCGGTTGCCGAATTTACTCCCAAGAATGTGGAAACCCCGGAACTCCGGACCCGGCTGGTCTACCAGGTTCGGGTCTTTGTCTGCGATCCTCGGAATGAACTGCGTCTGGGCATGCCGGCCACAGTAAGCGTGGATCTGACCCAGGCCCGTCCCCCAGGGCAGCTGGATCGGGCCACCGTCTGCCAGGAGTCCCCGGCCAGATCCACTGGTTCCAAAGGTCAATGA
- a CDS encoding IS1595 family transposase produces MKMPAVSLLEWQKKFGSEEACAAELAKVRWPDGFFCPRCGSRKASYISTRHLYQCSKCRHQVSITAGTIFHATKISLVKWFWAIYLTASDKGGISALRLAKHLGVSWLTAYRMLRKIRMAMAHRDSIYRLKGFIELDDTYVGGKRSGKRGRGAEGKKPVLVAVEMHPDKGAGFTAMKAVETISHDTVQSFLTRKLLTGQKVKTDALPALTVVGTSQQHEKKITPPEEAAKWLPMVHVIIGNMKAFLTGTFHGVSLKYLQEYLDEFCYRFNRRFWEPELPMRLLNACLAHVPVTKAEFG; encoded by the coding sequence ATGAAGATGCCAGCAGTCTCCTTGTTGGAGTGGCAGAAAAAATTTGGCAGTGAAGAAGCGTGTGCGGCCGAGTTGGCAAAAGTGCGATGGCCGGATGGCTTTTTCTGCCCAAGATGCGGCAGCCGAAAAGCAAGCTATATTTCCACCAGACATCTCTACCAATGCTCCAAGTGTCGCCACCAAGTGTCCATCACCGCTGGTACAATTTTTCATGCCACAAAAATTTCACTCGTCAAATGGTTCTGGGCAATTTATCTCACCGCCTCCGATAAGGGTGGCATTTCTGCTCTGCGTCTTGCCAAGCACCTGGGTGTTTCCTGGCTGACCGCATACCGAATGTTGCGAAAAATCCGGATGGCCATGGCTCATCGCGATTCCATATACCGCCTTAAAGGGTTTATTGAACTCGATGATACTTATGTAGGTGGCAAACGATCCGGCAAGCGAGGGCGAGGTGCAGAAGGTAAAAAGCCTGTACTGGTGGCGGTTGAAATGCACCCGGATAAAGGTGCCGGCTTTACGGCTATGAAGGCTGTGGAGACAATTTCCCATGATACGGTGCAGTCTTTCCTTACCAGAAAGCTGCTTACCGGGCAAAAGGTTAAAACCGATGCTTTGCCGGCTCTGACTGTGGTTGGAACGAGCCAGCAGCATGAGAAAAAGATTACACCACCAGAGGAAGCCGCCAAATGGTTGCCTATGGTCCATGTGATCATCGGTAATATGAAAGCCTTTCTTACGGGCACCTTTCATGGGGTAAGCCTCAAGTATCTGCAAGAATATCTGGACGAATTCTGTTACCGATTCAATCGAAGATTCTGGGAGCCGGAATTGCCCATGCGTTTGCTCAACGCTTGCTTGGCCCATGTTCCGGTGACTAAAGCTGAATTTGGTTAA
- a CDS encoding class II aldolase/adducin family protein, with protein MAPLILRRQLIDTALAMNSVGLNQGTAGNLSVRTENGFLVTPSALPYDRCRPADMVEMSLAGAVEGRKGRPSSEWRLHRDIYLARAEAGAILHAHPPWCTTLACLERSIPPFHYMVAVAGGDSIELAPYATFGTQELSDHVLNALAGGRSACLLAHHGMVCYAADLEAVLALAIEVETLARMYGQALQIGEPPLLSREQMSEVLERFSGYRQTSS; from the coding sequence ATGGCTCCACTGATTTTGCGCCGACAGCTCATCGATACCGCCCTGGCCATGAACAGCGTTGGCCTCAATCAGGGGACGGCCGGGAATCTCTCTGTCCGCACGGAAAACGGCTTTCTTGTCACCCCCTCGGCCCTGCCCTATGACCGGTGCCGCCCTGCTGATATGGTGGAGATGAGCCTCGCGGGCGCGGTGGAGGGCCGAAAGGGCCGACCGTCGTCCGAGTGGCGGTTGCACCGTGATATCTACCTGGCCCGGGCGGAAGCCGGGGCCATCCTCCATGCCCATCCTCCCTGGTGCACGACCCTGGCCTGTCTCGAGCGGTCCATTCCCCCGTTCCACTACATGGTTGCCGTCGCCGGTGGCGACTCCATCGAACTGGCACCCTATGCCACCTTCGGTACCCAGGAACTCTCGGACCATGTCCTGAACGCCCTGGCCGGCGGCCGTTCGGCCTGCCTGCTGGCCCATCACGGCATGGTCTGTTACGCCGCTGACCTGGAAGCTGTTCTGGCCCTGGCCATCGAGGTGGAAACCCTCGCCCGGATGTATGGCCAAGCCCTGCAGATAGGGGAGCCCCCCCTGCTCAGCCGGGAACAGATGAGTGAGGTCCTGGAGCGTTTCAGCGGTTATCGCCAGACCTCTTCCTGA
- the mtnA gene encoding S-methyl-5-thioribose-1-phosphate isomerase produces MKVGDRHYHSIWLADDGWGVEIIDQTRLPHRFEVVRLETLADACRAISDMLVRGAPLIGATAAYGFCLGLRRDSSDQALLQIGEQLVRCRPTAVNLRWAVERMRLVLAPLPAETRVEAAYREAGRICGEDVATNEAIGRHGVELIRRIWEEKEKKTPVNILTHCNAGWLATVDWGTALAPVYRAVQEGIAVHVWVDETRPRNQGAHLTAWELAAHGIDHHLIVDNAGGHLMQHGMVDICIVGTDRTTASGDVCNKIGTYLKALAARDNNIPFYVALPGSTIDWTLTDGREIPIEERDQDEILRVWGREEGGDLTRVSIAPEQTPAANPAFDVTPAGLVTGLITERGICPASREGLAGLYPEEAGA; encoded by the coding sequence ATGAAGGTAGGAGATCGTCACTATCATTCCATCTGGCTGGCCGATGACGGCTGGGGGGTGGAAATTATCGATCAGACCCGGTTGCCGCACCGGTTCGAGGTGGTGCGGCTGGAAACCCTGGCCGATGCCTGCCGGGCCATCAGCGACATGCTTGTCCGCGGCGCGCCGCTCATCGGCGCCACGGCGGCCTATGGTTTCTGTCTTGGCCTGCGCCGGGACAGTTCGGATCAGGCCCTGCTCCAGATCGGCGAGCAGCTTGTCCGCTGCCGGCCAACCGCGGTCAACCTGCGCTGGGCCGTGGAGCGGATGCGCCTGGTTCTTGCGCCGCTGCCTGCGGAGACCCGGGTGGAGGCCGCCTACCGGGAGGCCGGTCGGATCTGCGGGGAGGATGTGGCCACCAACGAGGCCATCGGTCGGCACGGGGTGGAGCTGATTCGCCGTATCTGGGAAGAGAAAGAGAAAAAGACGCCGGTTAATATTCTTACCCACTGCAATGCCGGCTGGCTGGCCACCGTGGACTGGGGTACGGCCCTGGCGCCGGTCTACCGGGCGGTGCAGGAGGGAATAGCTGTCCATGTCTGGGTGGATGAAACCCGGCCCCGCAACCAGGGGGCCCACCTGACGGCCTGGGAACTGGCGGCCCATGGTATTGACCACCACCTCATCGTCGATAATGCCGGCGGCCATCTCATGCAGCACGGCATGGTGGATATCTGTATTGTCGGGACGGACAGGACCACGGCCAGCGGGGATGTGTGCAACAAGATCGGTACCTATCTGAAAGCCCTGGCCGCCCGCGACAACAATATTCCCTTCTATGTCGCCCTGCCCGGATCCACCATCGACTGGACCCTGACCGATGGCCGGGAGATTCCCATCGAGGAGCGGGACCAGGATGAGATCCTGCGGGTCTGGGGTCGCGAGGAAGGCGGCGACCTGACCAGGGTATCCATTGCCCCGGAACAGACCCCGGCCGCCAATCCGGCCTTTGACGTCACCCCGGCTGGCCTGGTCACCGGGCTGATCACCGAGCGGGGTATCTGTCCCGCCAGCCGGGAGGGGCTTGCCGGACTCTATCCTGAAGAAGCAGGGGCCTGA
- a CDS encoding HDOD domain-containing protein, giving the protein MSPAETALNRLKTSGNLPSMPQVLVQLIDACHKTEVDLREVSGIVEQDTTLSAKILQLANSAFMGAKSSFVDIGQAVIYLGADTVKNLAISVSVQQVFRRIETNGLLSMDRFWYHSCLNAVIARQLATITGYTNPAEAYLAGLLHDIGKLVLWMAFPGKYAPLLLKGIRCHNGRLAFLEQEKLHINHCQAGAWLVDEWRFPTLFGDAIRFHHHPVDELVEALPLVRLVYLADLLSHAETGDPECEAVAERFFGLDAKKLWTSLESVEEQVEEMAATLGIPIPSSRQSSLAPEPAAEAPHRETSLELISRVRDISQLTGAMGRLIQAEDQEQIINVLEESLKILFSENRSLMLCHDRRTGELYGCASTDNPYYREAGQLRFPVDQHPKSLASRAVELGQIMHSFMNRPSQEKNILDEQILHLLGTDGLLVVPMVHRKQVLGALIIGIFKDSYRALLSHATPLQLLASQAAASLYIEHLHREEAQRLINERLEAAGLVARKIAHEINNPLAILRNYMKILDLKLGKDHQVREELTIIDSEFERIGQITEQLRDLSAPKSVRNQHALDLNRTLEDIINLFRMVLDRDRNIRMEFDPADKLPPVVSDANALRQVMINLCTNAADAMPDGGTITIATRSVTRDGRDWVQITITDTGTGIDAAMQDKIFHPGISSKGGGHAGLGLAIVQKIIRDMGGELTFETSTQGTTFSITLPAQHT; this is encoded by the coding sequence ATGAGTCCTGCAGAAACGGCCCTGAACCGTCTGAAAACTTCCGGCAATCTGCCCAGCATGCCCCAGGTGCTGGTGCAGCTGATCGATGCCTGTCACAAGACAGAAGTCGATCTGCGGGAGGTCAGCGGTATTGTCGAGCAGGACACCACCCTGAGCGCCAAAATACTTCAGCTGGCCAATTCCGCCTTCATGGGCGCCAAGAGCAGCTTTGTCGATATTGGCCAGGCGGTCATCTATCTCGGCGCTGACACGGTCAAGAACCTGGCGATCTCCGTCTCGGTCCAGCAGGTCTTCCGTCGCATAGAGACCAATGGTCTGCTCTCCATGGACCGGTTCTGGTACCACTCCTGCCTGAACGCGGTCATTGCCCGCCAGCTGGCCACCATCACCGGCTATACCAACCCTGCGGAGGCCTACCTGGCCGGGTTGCTCCATGATATCGGCAAACTGGTACTGTGGATGGCTTTTCCGGGAAAATACGCCCCCCTGCTGCTCAAGGGCATCCGCTGTCATAACGGCCGGCTGGCCTTTCTCGAGCAGGAAAAACTCCATATCAACCACTGCCAGGCCGGTGCCTGGCTGGTGGACGAATGGCGTTTTCCCACCCTGTTTGGCGACGCCATCCGCTTTCATCACCATCCGGTGGACGAGCTGGTCGAGGCGCTTCCCCTGGTACGGCTGGTTTACCTGGCCGATCTCCTCAGCCATGCCGAAACCGGGGATCCGGAATGTGAAGCCGTGGCCGAGCGTTTTTTCGGCCTGGATGCGAAGAAACTCTGGACCAGCCTGGAGAGCGTGGAAGAGCAGGTGGAAGAGATGGCCGCAACACTTGGCATCCCCATTCCCTCCTCCCGGCAGTCGTCACTTGCACCGGAACCAGCCGCCGAGGCTCCCCACCGGGAGACCTCCCTGGAACTGATCAGCCGGGTCCGGGACATATCCCAGCTGACCGGGGCCATGGGCCGTCTCATCCAGGCCGAGGACCAGGAGCAGATCATCAATGTGCTCGAAGAAAGTCTCAAGATCCTGTTCAGCGAAAACAGGTCGCTTATGCTCTGTCACGACCGGCGTACAGGCGAGCTGTATGGCTGCGCATCCACGGACAATCCCTATTACCGTGAAGCCGGGCAGCTGCGCTTCCCGGTTGATCAGCATCCCAAGAGCCTGGCCAGCCGGGCCGTGGAACTCGGCCAGATCATGCACTCGTTCATGAACCGGCCAAGCCAGGAAAAAAACATCCTCGACGAGCAGATCCTCCACCTGCTGGGGACCGATGGACTGCTTGTCGTTCCCATGGTCCACCGGAAACAGGTGCTGGGCGCCCTGATCATCGGAATCTTCAAGGACTCCTACCGGGCCCTGCTGTCCCACGCCACCCCGCTGCAGCTCCTGGCATCCCAGGCGGCGGCCAGCCTGTACATCGAACATCTCCATCGTGAAGAGGCCCAGCGGCTGATCAATGAGCGGCTGGAGGCGGCCGGCCTGGTGGCACGGAAAATTGCCCATGAAATCAACAATCCCCTGGCAATTCTCCGCAACTATATGAAGATACTGGATCTCAAGCTGGGCAAGGACCACCAGGTCCGGGAAGAACTCACCATCATTGACAGCGAGTTTGAGCGGATCGGGCAGATAACCGAGCAGCTGCGTGATCTCTCCGCTCCGAAATCGGTTCGCAACCAGCATGCTCTGGACCTGAACCGAACCCTTGAGGACATCATCAACCTGTTTCGCATGGTGCTTGACAGGGACCGGAACATCAGGATGGAATTCGACCCGGCCGACAAATTGCCCCCGGTTGTTTCCGATGCCAACGCCCTGCGCCAGGTTATGATCAACCTGTGTACCAACGCGGCCGACGCCATGCCCGATGGCGGTACCATCACCATTGCCACCCGGTCTGTGACCAGGGACGGTCGCGACTGGGTACAGATCACGATTACGGATACCGGCACCGGGATCGACGCCGCCATGCAGGATAAGATCTTTCATCCTGGTATCAGCAGCAAGGGCGGCGGCCATGCCGGCCTGGGCCTGGCCATAGTCCAGAAAATTATCCGGGACATGGGCGGAGAGCTGACATTTGAAACCTCGACGCAGGGCACTACATTTAGTATCACCCTGCCGGCCCAGCATACATGA
- a CDS encoding response regulator: MAYHILIIDDEPQFCISLKMLLEADGYAVDVAHSGQEALFFLEKKSFHATLLDIGLPDISGNEIAAHISHNHPNTAIVILTGIATVENAVEAMRQGVYDYLRKPCDPEQLLRIISRAIEHKKLQSDLRASERRFRQLSEATWEGIFIYEEGCLLLANQQLCEMFGYSEEELIGEQIFNILLDRNSIRAMPLQKTEDALGPFEAKGIKKDGTRFPVEIRVKHIDYQGKTVQVAAIRDISARREAEQKRLVLMEKLADAKRMESLGLMAGSVAHDLNNILAGILTYPELLLLDLDEDFKYREEIELIRDAGKRAAAVVNDLLTVARGATCKKEVHNLNVIVSGYVNSPECRELTKRYPGVTIETELEQNLCNTRCSPMHVSKSIMNLVTNAAEALEDRKGTVRIRTCNMHVTKPIRGYETVEPGRYVVITVEDNGPGIKNADIEHIFQPFYSKKVMGRSGTGLGLAVVWNTVHDHGGYVDLVSSKKGTCFTLYFPATKEQFAAAIKEFPLQVCTGSGERILVVDDQKSQREIARRLLTRLGYKPYVVSSGEEAVEFIKRESVDLVMLDMIMGPGLNGCETYQRIVQHAPGLRAIITSGYSSPEDIEKARHLGISQFIKKPYSMQDLGQALKLEIAQ, encoded by the coding sequence ATGGCGTATCACATTCTGATAATCGATGATGAACCGCAATTCTGCATCAGCCTCAAGATGCTTCTTGAGGCGGACGGTTATGCAGTTGACGTGGCTCATTCCGGACAGGAAGCGCTCTTTTTTCTCGAGAAAAAATCCTTCCATGCCACCCTGCTCGATATCGGACTGCCAGACATCAGCGGCAATGAAATAGCCGCCCATATCTCCCATAATCATCCCAACACAGCCATTGTCATCCTCACCGGTATCGCCACCGTGGAAAACGCGGTGGAGGCCATGCGGCAAGGTGTGTACGATTATCTGCGTAAACCCTGTGATCCCGAACAACTGCTTAGAATCATCAGCCGCGCCATAGAACATAAGAAACTCCAGTCCGATCTCCGGGCCAGCGAACGGCGCTTCCGGCAGCTCTCCGAAGCCACCTGGGAGGGCATCTTCATTTACGAGGAAGGGTGCCTGCTCCTGGCCAACCAGCAGCTGTGCGAGATGTTTGGCTACAGCGAGGAAGAGCTGATTGGCGAACAGATCTTCAACATCCTCCTGGACCGCAACAGTATCCGGGCCATGCCCCTCCAGAAGACCGAGGATGCCCTCGGTCCCTTTGAAGCCAAAGGTATAAAAAAGGACGGTACCCGGTTTCCGGTGGAGATCCGGGTCAAGCATATCGACTACCAGGGCAAGACGGTACAGGTGGCGGCCATCCGTGATATCTCTGCTCGCCGGGAGGCGGAACAGAAGCGACTGGTACTGATGGAGAAGCTGGCCGATGCCAAACGCATGGAATCCCTTGGTCTCATGGCCGGATCCGTGGCCCATGACCTCAACAACATCCTGGCCGGCATCCTCACCTATCCGGAACTCCTGCTCCTCGACCTGGACGAGGATTTCAAGTACCGGGAGGAGATCGAGCTGATCCGCGATGCCGGTAAACGGGCGGCGGCGGTGGTCAACGACCTGCTCACTGTGGCCCGGGGCGCGACGTGCAAAAAGGAGGTGCACAACCTCAACGTCATCGTCTCGGGTTATGTCAACTCACCGGAATGCAGGGAGCTGACCAAGAGATACCCGGGCGTCACCATTGAAACCGAACTGGAGCAGAACCTCTGCAACACCCGGTGCTCGCCCATGCACGTCTCCAAGTCCATCATGAACCTGGTCACCAACGCGGCCGAGGCCCTGGAGGACAGAAAAGGCACGGTCCGGATACGCACCTGCAACATGCATGTCACCAAGCCCATCCGCGGCTACGAGACCGTCGAGCCGGGCCGCTACGTGGTCATCACCGTGGAGGACAACGGACCCGGGATCAAGAACGCCGATATCGAGCACATCTTCCAGCCCTTCTACTCCAAGAAGGTCATGGGCCGCAGCGGCACCGGACTGGGCCTGGCCGTGGTCTGGAACACGGTCCACGACCATGGTGGCTATGTGGACCTCGTCTCCAGTAAAAAGGGCACCTGCTTCACCCTCTACTTCCCGGCCACCAAGGAGCAGTTTGCCGCCGCGATCAAGGAATTTCCGCTCCAGGTCTGCACCGGCTCCGGTGAACGCATCCTGGTGGTGGACGACCAGAAAAGTCAGCGGGAAATCGCCCGCCGGCTCCTCACCCGTCTGGGATACAAGCCCTACGTGGTGAGCAGCGGCGAAGAGGCAGTGGAATTCATCAAAAGGGAGTCCGTGGATCTGGTCATGCTGGACATGATCATGGGACCGGGGTTGAACGGCTGCGAGACCTACCAGCGCATTGTCCAGCATGCCCCCGGGTTACGGGCCATCATCACCAGTGGCTACTCCAGTCCCGAAGATATCGAAAAAGCCAGGCACCTCGGCATCTCCCAGTTTATCAAGAAACCCTACTCCATGCAGGACCTCGGCCAAGCCCTGAAGCTTGAAATCGCGCAGTAA